The genomic DNA CCTCCTTTATTCAGGTCGGATATCCGATCCTCCATCGGATTCGGAGAAAATTGACATCCCTATAGATATGATCATTGGACTCACATGGTAGGTGTGTTTTACGTGTAAAGTCGGGCTAGCTAGATGACCCAGTATGAAGTTGATTAGGTCAATCAATTTTATTGGGTTGAAATCTAATTTGGTTGAGCAAACTAACCAAGATAGGTCGACAAATCATTCATCTCTCTCACAATTAGGTCGACAACTATTTAAATACAGTTTCCGTGTGCATTCCGTGGCAACATGGCAACAAGATTATACCTGAACGGTTGGTGATGTCCCACTGGGCCATCAAGATCAGTTCACTGGATGTTTGCTTGCACAAATCGCCATTGCTTGTGAGCAATATCATCAAGTAAAATTGTTTAtttattgaaaaagaaaaagcTCTTTTGCACAGAGTTCCATCTGGGTCTTCTTAACTCTGAGTACCTGGCCTTCAATTTAATATCCAAGTGCGCCTTCCACTTACACCAGTAAAATAATTCATTATTCCTTTACTTTAAGAGACTGTGGAAGTTTCTACCTTGTAACTTAGTAGACACTGCAACCCCTTAATGCTTCATTTACTAGAATCCAATTAGGTGTATCAAATTCCTCCTTGATACCTCACTCCCTTTGTATTTCCAGTTCATTGCCCTTGGGTATCCCTTGTGCTTATCCTAATATACCTTTCCCAAGCGTCAAGAGAGGGCTTGTTGCTGATGGGAGATTATCCCCATGAGATTCTCAGCAATAGGCAAGGACAAAAAGAAAAATACACAAGCCAAGTCTCTTCTTATTTATGTCTAATCCTCCCCAATATATTTGTTAATCACACAATCATCAAAGTAGGGATTGCCTTTTAGGGTGtcaaaattttactttttagaaagttttaataTCGTTCTTTGCACCCTTCTCAACGTCAGACTATTAAAGTCAATGTGAGGCTCTCTCTCCTTTGGTGTCCATCGACTTCCCTTTGttaattaattggggaaatatgtATCCACTTGTCAAAGAGACTTAAGGCCACTAATCACTCTTTCATTTTTAAAGTCCTATTGCAATGCATAAAGATGGTTCATAATTGATTAATTATGAGGTTAGTCATAGGGTTGTTGAAATGTTAATTAGGGTTCGTTGTGAATGGAAACAATCCCCATGTTGACTATCAACTCAAGCTGTTACTATAGAAAGTAAACAAAAGGTTGTCAAGTGGATAGGGGATCTTGAATTACTTCGTCCCTGTACACACATTTCCTTCTTGAAATCAGGTAAAACCCAGTGCATGAATTATGAAGAAATAGAGCAAAGAATACAATAGTCTTAAGTTGACCAAATCTATCTACTTCTTTCGAGCTAGTTTATTACTCTTGGTGTAACAAATTAAACAGGTAATGGGAAATCAGTCTCTTAACCTCATTATaatatagttttagctcagtgGATTTGGGATGTAGTCGATGACAAGTTTTTTCTTTCAATAAAGTTATCTACAGTGTCACCGTGGTGAACTTTGCTAACCAATCTAATAAGATCTTGGATAGTCCAACAGTTCCATATGTCAAACTAAAAAGATTTACTTTGAAGCTGCTGCCTAGAGAACAAAGGCCATGCATTGAAAAGTTGTGCAAAGATGGCCAAAAGCAATGACAAACGAAACCCTCGAGAACAATTCAGCAAAGCCTTCTACCATAACAAGTCAAAAGCAGCTTTGTCCTGTCCTAAGCATCACATCCAACCTGTGCAACTTTTCTGTCCCAGTCTCCTCCTATTTAACCTGGTCTTGTGCCACGGTTCTTCTATTGTCTATCAAAATTAAAAgctttcaagttgtgtaactaagagagaggagagagatgggGAGGGCTCCGTGCTGTGACAAGGCTAATGTGAAGAGGGGACCTTGGTGCCCTGAGGAGGATGCTAAACTCAAGGCTTACATTGAAGAGCATGGTACTGGTGGTAACTGGATTGCACTTCCCCATAAGATTGGTTAGTGAATTCGTTGGGCTTTTTGTTCCAAGGAAAAGAAGTATTGATCATTAGAAAGTTATTCAAGTTATTCCATGCATGAGCTAAGTTTAACTAGCTACCTGTTTACTCTTAAACACTTTGATACTAATTGcgaggatatatatatatttcagatGTTTCAATGTGGTCTATATTTCAGAAGATTCAATCTTTAGTAAAATATCTGTTGATTTGTTTCCTTATCATTCAAGCATGAATAACAATAAGATAACAGAAATTATTCGAGAATAATCTGAAAACCAAGTTGTAAAGTAGCAAGTGTTTAAAGTGTGCCATTATTGCAGGGTTGAAAAGATGCGGGAAGAGTTGCAGACTAAGATGGTTGAATTATCTGCAGCCAAACATCAAGCACGGTGACTTCTCCGAGGAAGAAGACTTCATCATTTGTAATCTTTATATTAGTATTGGGAGCAGGTAGTTAGTTATTGAATCATACAACTCAAAACCTTTTAGATTTCTTGACTTTCTAATTAATCATTCAATTATATATATTCTCAACTCATCTAACTCTGCATGTATAGGTGGTCAATAATAGCAGCTCaattaccaggaagaacagataATGGCATCAAGAACTATTGGAACACCAAGTTAAAGAAGAGATTTCTCGGGAAGAATAAAAAGCATCATGCAATATTGCAAGAACAAAAAAGTCAGAGAGCTACTGGAATAATATCTGACGATAGCATAAACTCAGAATGCATACCCACGTCGGTCATAGAAAGGATGCAACTCCATATGAAGCTTCAAAGCCTCTACAATCCCTTATCTTCGTGCCACAATCCTGCATTTTGGCCCAAGATGCAAACCAACGACCATATCAGCACTTGGAAGGATGCCTGTGCCATTGAGGCAAACTATCAAACAGAATGCAGTCAAGTCAACCTTCACCATATGCACGACATGAACTGCTCAAAGCTACAGTTTGACTCACCTCCAGACATGAACCCATCAGCTGCACGACACATCAACAATGAAATatttgaggataaaaatgggtTCTTTGAGCAGGATGAACACGAGATGAACGGGTTGTGTGATTACAGATCACAAATCAATTGGGAGAAGGAGAGCTGGGATTCATGGGCTACTTCTAGTGGCGAATTCCAGGAGGAGGCATCGAGCTCTTGGGACTTGTCGGCAGTCTTCCAGACAGATTCTATTCTTCAAAATGACAACAGAGATTTGTAATGGACGAGACAATTTGGTTGCATCCGTCTTGATGATGTTTGGATTCCATAATGCATGTTGTAATAGTTGATGTAGATTTTGTTGACGATAGTTGTGGATTTTATCAAATAAAGCACGAGACTCCTGATGCTTTAAAAAGGGACACAAAAGACATAAAAGTGGCACGATACAAGAATTATTACAAAATATTGATTCGTCATTagccaaaaattattacaaaatatAGATCGACTGTTTATGAATAAGAACAACCTGACAAATTTATCCATTGAGAATTTCCTATATAAAAACCTTGGATGGATGCTACTCTCAGTTATCTCAAATCCTAGTGATTCTATTTCTCCTTTTTCATTCTTTAGTTGAGATAtgagtttagttttattttatttttctttcaatattaaaattaaaagaactcTTCTGGAGATCATAATTAAGCAAGGAGAGAGCGCAAGCACCGCCCAATATATATGTTACTAGAAGGTGAAACAGGGTTAGATGGAGAGAATCTATGAAACATTCTTTTCATGGAGCCCTAAACTACTATGATGACCCTGAATGCTAGGAAGGGTAATTGATATGGAGTAACTTCCCCCTATGAATAGTACTAGGTCACAtggttcaattttaatttttttattttatatcgaGAGCTTAGAGCTTACAACACGATAGATGATCCAGTTTTATATTTTATCCACTAAGTAAATTTAGGAAGCACGATACACATCATCAGAAATTTGATCCTTACAGATTCACCTTGCATGAGAATCAAGTTTTCATTGTATGAGCGAATTGTCAAACCTCTTGCCATACCACCATTGCTCTAGGGCACGTCACATGGCTCAATTAGAGCATCCAAGTGGGAGCTCTGTAAGCTCACAGCAAGGGAAAAACCTCCCTCCACTGTGGAGGGAGGTTTTTCCCTTGAATCGAAGAAGCGGTTCTGTGGTTACGGAGTCACTTCTTCgactttttgtttttgttttaatattattttttgttaataattgtaAAGAAAAAAACAACAGCTATTTTAGCCGTTGAACAACGACTATTTTAGCCGTTGTTCAATGGTTAAAtttatctttttaatttaatttttttataaatacattatcgatttcatatttttttcattcattgTTATCTTTGCTTTCGACTTCTTTCCTCAACTCTCATTTATAAAAGTTATTTTATGttagtaatttataaatttaaattttattaaaatttaattatataaaatgtaaatatgaaggagagataatgaaatatatataatgaaaagtgtgaGACCTATGAAAAAGTTATTGAGAGGTTTTTTGATAGTGAAGAGGGGTGTgaggtttttaacttttgatgtagCGCAGATATGACAACGAAGGAGTTTTCAATGGGCTCTAACAACTATGGATGTCCTTAAGTTTAAGGCACATTATCCCACCACATCCCTGTAAATGTGTCAGCATTAGACAGTGTGAACAAGGGCGGATGTACCGGGGGTGGAACCAAAAAAAAATCGGGGTGGTAAGAAACTCTTCACAGACTTCACAGGCACTCGCAGCAGCCAGCAACCGTAGAAAAAACACGAGCGGAGCGGTAAGCGGAGAAAACGAAGAGTCGAAGTCTCGAAGATACGAAGACCAATTCATGTTTTTAATTGTGAACCACGTCCACATGTCCACGTTGACACGTTTCCATATATATAAAGGTttactttttatatttttatttatctcctGAGGATACATATTTTACCCTAATCAGATttactttttatatttttatttatctcctGAGGACATATTTCCCTTTTATACATATTGATTCTCCTCCGTTTTTGGTTTCCGCCACTCACAAAACCTTGTGATCTTGCCCTTTATTTTTTTTGCTCTCTATCGAGCGCCGACCAAAGCGGCAAAGCCTTGCGTCCAAAGGCTTTTTTTTCTCTCTACCGAGTGCCGATCAAAGCGGCAAAGCGGCAAAGCCCAAAGGTGAAGCCTTCAGCTTTCAGGCCGTGTTCTAAAAAGCGTCATTAAGCGTCGCTTAAGCACGAAGCGAGGAAGAAAAGCTTCACTTTAGGTGAAAGCGGGGGAAAAAGCGATCAAAGTATGTTTGACCAAATTAAGCATGATTAAACGCACTTAATAGCGCTTAAGcgtgattttttatttataattttaattgatttgtaaatttttaaagaatataaggaaaaaaatttagagaaaatgaagagacacAACGTCTCTCAACTCTTGAGAGAAAAGACATAATCTGCCATAAACTCCCTATCTGCCTATTATCGAGAAAAATTGAGGAGATCGAATTAGAATCAGACAAGGAATTAGATAATATCTAGTTTTTTATGTTCTTTTATTGTGAAAACTGAAAACTGATGGATATTATAAATTTTGTGACTTTTGCCTTTCTAAACATGTGAAAAATTTATGCATGAGACTTAAATTTATCATGTTTAAGTATTATttgatctatttatttatttaaaataattaaattttatttaaaaatcaaaaacGCTTTTTTACGCTTAAAATTGTCCTAAGCTCGCTTAAGCTTATAAAGCTTGAAGCTTGGACTCGGCGCTTCATCGCGCTTTGTGCTTTTTAAAACATTGCCTTCAGGTAAGTGGATTactagattttattttattttatttttttaataattgtttGATTGTTTCTTGATTATAATGTATGATACAATTAACAATTTTAAagtttgattgtttaaatgtttagttgctttttatattttattgttggataattgaaaatttagattttgtatatTTAATGGTTggataatttgtaatttaatttttgtaTAAACTCCGAATatgtaattaatttttttattagctgttagttaattataatttgtgaatattgataatttatgctaaattaattttatttttttaaaagaaatgatgttaaataatttatttgtgTTATTGTTAAATTGTTCACATTACTTTATGTTGATAATTTTTTCTCATACATTATAATTTGTAGAAACTGTtgaaatattttgcaaagagGAGTTTAATTGAACCGTCTAGTGTTCTGGATGAAGAATTTACTCCTGTaccacaaccaccaccacctccttctcctcctccgcaaattttatttgaaaatattgaaaatcttaGTAGTGAAGTATAAATTGTTGTTGATCCTGATTTAcgaaaattgattgaagagtatgATGTTGGTGCTAGAGATCGTATTCGAAAAAAATATGTTGCTATGAGCCCTTGTCAACCTCGAGGCCATaattttccaagaaaaaaaatgggtAAAGACAATAAATATTTTAGAGAGGTTTGGTTTAAAGACCGTGATTGGTTGGAGTATCGTGTTTCAAAGGATGCAACCTTTTATTTATGGTGTTATCTTTTTAGACCTAGCAATATAGGGTTTGGAGGAGATGATGTGTTTACGAGATCTGGTTTCATAAATTGGAAAAAAGCAATTGAAAAATTCAATGAGCATGTAGGTGAAGTTGGTAGTGCACACAATGAGACAAGAATACAGTTTGAGAGTTTTAAGAATCAAAGACAAAGTGTGGAGTATTCATTTTCATCGGGGAAACATAAGCTTGAAGTTGCTTATCGCAAACGCTTGACttccattttaaaagtaattcaatTTTTGTTGTTACAAGGATCGCCTTTTTGGGGACATGATGAGTCTTCGACATCAACCAATAgaggaaattttttagaattactCAAATGGTATAGCTCAGAGTGTCTAGAAGTTGCGGCAGTTGTTGGAATGAATGCACTtggaaataatcaaatgattgcccCAAAAATTCAAAAGCAATTGGTGAATGTTAGTGTAGTTGAGACCACAAATGCTATTCTAGCTGATCTTGGAGATAGGTGATTCACTTTACTACTTGATGAGGCTCGTGATTGTTCAGTGAAAGAGCAAATGACAGTTGTTATTAGATATGTGAACAAACATGGAGAGGTGATTGAACGATTTATGGTTGTAGTTCATGTTGCAACAACTACAGCTGCTTGTTTGAATGAGACAATCGACTCTTTATTTGCTAAGTATGGTTTGTCAGTGGCGAGATTGAGgggtcaaggatatgatggtgcttCAAATATGTCTGGAGAATTTAATGACTTAAAGTCACTGATAATGAAAGAAAATCCGTATGCATGGTATGTTtattgttttgctcatcaactccagctaGTGGTTGTAGCCATTGCTCAAACAAATCAATATGTTTGTGATTTCATGTGGATTGTTGGTTCGATTGTGAACACATATGCATCATCTTGCAAAAGGGCTGACAAACTTCGACAACTTAAACATGACAAAAAAGTTAAACTTCTTGAAAGAGGAGATATTAGTTCTGGTAGAGGACTAAACCAAGAAACTAATCTAGCTAGACCTGGAGATACACGATGGGGGTCTCATCATTCAACTTTATGTCGTATTGAACAAATGTGCCCATCTGTTATAGAGGTTCTTCAAAATTTGATTGATGATGGTGATCGTTCTTCTAAGGGTTTAAGTAGAACTTTGGTTGAAAGAATGAAGAGGTAAGAATTTGTGTTTATTCTACTATTTATGAAACGTATATTGGCAATCACAAATCATTTGTCAACCGTTCTACAAGAGAAAGATCAAAATATTGTGAATGCGATGTATTTGATCAATAATGTGAAATGCAAATTGCAAAAGTTGAGAGATTCTGGATGGAATATTTTACTTGAGGATGTGAAGAAGTTTTGTAACACTCATTccattgaaataattaatatgaCAGATAACATCAACAGTCGTAGTAGTTTGAAGAGAGATGgaaaaaatgttaatttttatcaCTATTACCATGTTGAAATCTTTTGTGAGGTAACTTCATAATTCTATTTTTGTttatcatcaattaaattcttttaaacagtaacatatttattaattttttacttttgttgtttgatttttaaattgtAGGTTATCGATATTATTCTACAGGTGATGGATAGTCGTTTATCTGAAACAACTATAGATTTGctgatttatatgtcatgccttgatCCTAGAAACTCGTTCTTTAGATTTGATGTACAGAAAGTAGTGCGTCTGACTCATTTTTATGAggatgatttttcttggaatgaGCGGATGTTAGTTGAACAAGAGCTTGAAACATATATTGATGACGTCAGATCAGATGAACGGTTTGAAGACATTTCAGATTTGGGAGCTCTTGCAAAGAAAATGATTGAAACAATGAAGAACCGCGTGTTTCCTTTGGTTTATCGGATGATTGAGCTAGCCTTACTTCTTTAAGTTGCTACTGCAACCGTTGAAAGAGTGTTTTCGGCAATGAATATTGTCAAAATAGATTTGCGAAACAGGATTGGAGATGAATGGATGAGTGATAGTTTGATAGTCTATATCGAGAAATATGTTTTTAATACTGTCGACAATGAGCCAATTTTACAGCGTTTTCAGAACATAGAGTCTTGAAGAATGCAATTGTCACGTATTCGTTAGTAGAttgctttaatattttaatattattgtacgagtttttttttataatattgtacctttttttttctatatgccaagttatttgaaaaatattttttaattacatagaagttattactattaaaaaaaaatttgccgCACTCAGATCACGACCGTCCCTCTATGATTGAATTCTTGGATCCACCACCGAGTGTGAATACAAACCTAAAAACCTATAAATATGTCCCAAGACAACTAAAGAAAAAGAGACCTTTTGAGTGGGGA from Zingiber officinale cultivar Zhangliang chromosome 4A, Zo_v1.1, whole genome shotgun sequence includes the following:
- the LOC121972898 gene encoding zinc finger MYM-type protein 1-like, which gives rise to MTVVIRYVNKHGEVIERFMVVVHVATTTAACLNETIDSLFAKYGLSVARLRGQGYDGASNMSGEFNDLKSLIMKENPYAWYVYCFAHQLQLVVVAIAQTNQYVCDFMWIVGSIVNTYASSCKRADKLRQLKHDKKVKLLERGDISSGRGLNQETNLARPGDTRWGSHHSTLCRIEQMCPSVIEVLQNLIDDGDRSSKGLSRTLVERMKSRSSLKRDGKNVNFYHYYHVEIFCEVIDIILQVMDSRLSETTIDLLIYMSCLDPRNSFFRFDVQKVVRLTHFYEDDFSWNERMLVEQELETYIDDVRSDERFEDISDLGALAKKMIETMKNRVFPLVYRMIELALLL
- the LOC121973750 gene encoding transcription factor MYB36-like, with protein sequence MGRAPCCDKANVKRGPWCPEEDAKLKAYIEEHGTGGNWIALPHKIGLKRCGKSCRLRWLNYLQPNIKHGDFSEEEDFIICNLYISIGSRWSIIAAQLPGRTDNGIKNYWNTKLKKRFLGKNKKHHAILQEQKSQRATGIISDDSINSECIPTSVIERMQLHMKLQSLYNPLSSCHNPAFWPKMQTNDHISTWKDACAIEANYQTECSQVNLHHMHDMNCSKLQFDSPPDMNPSAARHINNEIFEDKNGFFEQDEHEMNGLCDYRSQINWEKESWDSWATSSGEFQEEASSSWDLSAVFQTDSILQNDNRDL